The following proteins are encoded in a genomic region of Thermogemmatispora onikobensis:
- a CDS encoding urease accessory protein UreF, with protein MAALLGEPPLAGPPRDGLCLDLEPLQVLQLLQLCDSALPVGGSAHSFGLETLVAEELLTVETLEEFLRAYLTEAGLLEGVFFGRGWRLAALSSPEELVLRWRALNAELSALKLARESRQASIMMGRRLLHLVQGWFSDERLTSVQQVALREDGASHYALAAGLLCGLLGIEERAALAAFLHQQLAAVLAACQRLLPLGQRRAMLLLWQLKPVLLAVTEQARDCLERGEEPWQWTPLVELGSLRHPYLETRLFIS; from the coding sequence ATGGCCGCTTTGCTGGGTGAGCCGCCGCTAGCGGGGCCGCCCCGCGATGGGTTGTGCCTGGACCTGGAGCCGTTGCAGGTCTTGCAGTTGCTGCAGCTGTGCGATAGCGCGCTGCCTGTGGGGGGCAGCGCGCACTCGTTTGGTCTGGAGACCCTGGTGGCTGAGGAGCTGCTGACGGTGGAGACGCTGGAGGAGTTTTTGCGTGCCTATTTGACGGAGGCGGGCCTGCTGGAAGGGGTCTTTTTTGGCCGTGGCTGGCGTCTGGCCGCGCTATCCTCTCCGGAGGAGCTAGTGCTGCGCTGGCGGGCGCTGAACGCGGAGCTGAGCGCGCTCAAGCTGGCTCGCGAGAGCCGTCAGGCCAGCATCATGATGGGGCGCCGCCTGCTGCATTTGGTGCAGGGCTGGTTCAGCGACGAGCGTCTGACCTCGGTGCAGCAGGTGGCCCTGCGCGAGGACGGGGCCAGCCATTATGCACTGGCCGCCGGCCTGCTCTGCGGCCTGCTGGGGATCGAGGAACGCGCGGCGCTGGCGGCCTTTCTGCATCAGCAGTTAGCGGCTGTGCTGGCGGCCTGCCAGCGCCTGTTACCGCTGGGCCAGCGGCGGGCGATGCTCTTGCTCTGGCAGTTGAAACCGGTCCTTCTCGCGGTGACAGAGCAGGCGCGGGACTGCCTGGAGCGCGGTGAGGAGCCGTGGCAGTGGACTCCGCTGGTGGAGCTGGGTAGTCTGCGTCATCCGTATTTGGAGACGCGCCTCTTTATCAGCTAG
- a CDS encoding urease accessory protein UreD, with the protein MQALGSEPREETTEEETAAGSDERERQEQPDAPGSRPTVAGWLRLGFGYERATGRTRLLVQEQRPPLQVVRAFSTDEGGALVHVHNLSGGVLGGDRCELVIEVGAGARAMLTSTGATRLYRPRAEDRPALQRWQVHVGAGALLEHLPDTLIPFAGARYRQEVLISLEEDAGLFWWEIVAPGRAARGECFAYEWLELLLTITSAGCPLAIERFRLEPHGRSPFSLARLGPYRYCASLYVCRTGLPRQRWADLEAELAGLAQELSRPDGCVWGVGRLPADGLVVRGLAQEGLPLSAGLPEFWRRARLRLYGRMLPLPRKIN; encoded by the coding sequence ATGCAGGCGCTGGGAAGTGAGCCGCGCGAGGAGACGACTGAGGAGGAGACGGCAGCAGGATCTGATGAGCGAGAGCGCCAGGAGCAGCCTGACGCGCCAGGCTCTCGCCCGACGGTGGCTGGCTGGCTGCGGCTGGGGTTCGGCTATGAGAGGGCGACGGGCCGGACGCGGCTGCTTGTTCAGGAGCAGCGGCCCCCGCTGCAGGTGGTGCGCGCTTTCTCGACAGACGAGGGTGGGGCACTGGTACATGTGCACAATCTTTCGGGCGGTGTGTTGGGCGGCGATCGCTGCGAGCTGGTGATCGAGGTCGGGGCTGGGGCGCGGGCAATGCTCACCTCGACGGGAGCGACGCGCCTCTATCGTCCGCGCGCCGAGGATCGCCCGGCTCTGCAGCGCTGGCAGGTGCACGTCGGCGCCGGGGCTTTATTGGAGCATCTGCCCGATACGTTGATCCCCTTTGCGGGGGCGCGCTACCGCCAGGAGGTGCTGATCTCTTTGGAGGAGGATGCCGGCCTGTTCTGGTGGGAGATCGTGGCACCGGGTCGGGCGGCGCGCGGCGAGTGCTTTGCTTATGAGTGGCTTGAGCTGCTGCTGACAATCACGAGCGCCGGGTGTCCGCTGGCGATCGAGCGTTTCCGTCTGGAGCCGCATGGGCGGTCTCCGTTCTCGCTGGCACGCCTGGGACCATATCGCTACTGCGCCAGCTTGTACGTTTGTCGCACGGGCCTGCCACGGCAGCGCTGGGCCGACCTGGAAGCAGAGCTGGCGGGGCTGGCACAGGAGCTGAGCCGGCCCGACGGCTGTGTCTGGGGCGTGGGCCGCTTGCCGGCGGACGGGCTGGTGGTGCGCGGCCTGGCTCAGGAGGGGCTGCCGCTCAGTGCTGGCTTGCCGGAGTTCTGGCGCCGGGCGCGGCTGCGCCTCTATGGGCGGATGCTGCCGCTGCCGCGCAAGATCAATTGA
- a CDS encoding urease subunit gamma, giving the protein MYLTLREQEKLLIVVAAELARKRRARGLKLNYPEAVALLAAEMMEAARDGRSVAEIMTLGTTLLTREDVMEGVPEMIQEVQIEATFPDGTKLVTVHDPIR; this is encoded by the coding sequence ATGTATTTGACGCTGCGTGAACAGGAGAAGCTCTTGATTGTGGTGGCGGCTGAGCTGGCGCGCAAGCGGCGGGCGCGGGGCCTGAAGCTCAACTATCCCGAGGCGGTGGCTCTGTTGGCCGCCGAGATGATGGAGGCGGCGCGCGATGGGCGCAGCGTGGCCGAGATTATGACCCTGGGGACGACGCTGCTGACGCGCGAGGATGTGATGGAGGGCGTGCCCGAGATGATCCAGGAGGTGCAGATCGAGGCCACTTTTCCCGACGGCACCAAGCTGGTGACCGTCCACGATCCGATTCGCTAG
- a CDS encoding urease subunit beta — protein MGAAEEGEVSSGLEELPPGAYLLAEGEIVLNAGRRTARLRVRNRGDRPVQVGSHYHFFEVNPALQFERAAAYGMRLNIAAGTAVRFEPGEEKEVTLVAFGGRQAIYGHRGQVNGPLQARPPEPAGEAADAESERSGEEGKL, from the coding sequence ATGGGAGCTGCAGAGGAAGGCGAGGTTTCGTCAGGGCTGGAGGAGCTGCCTCCTGGGGCCTATCTGTTGGCCGAGGGGGAGATCGTGCTCAACGCTGGTCGACGGACGGCGCGCCTGCGGGTGCGCAATCGGGGCGATCGTCCGGTGCAGGTTGGCAGCCACTATCACTTTTTCGAGGTTAATCCGGCGTTGCAGTTTGAGCGGGCCGCCGCCTATGGCATGCGCCTCAACATCGCCGCGGGGACGGCGGTGCGCTTCGAGCCGGGCGAGGAGAAAGAGGTGACGCTGGTGGCCTTCGGCGGCAGGCAGGCGATCTATGGCCACCGCGGCCAGGTCAACGGGCCGCTGCAGGCGAGGCCGCCGGAGCCGGCGGGGGAGGCCGCCGACGCTGAGAGCGAGCGGTCTGGCGAGGAGGGCAAGCTATGA
- the ureC gene encoding urease subunit alpha, with product MSFSLPRRTYADLYGPTVGDRVRLADTALLIEIEHDYTVYGDEVTFGGGKVIRDGMGQNSQALREGKAGELRALDLVITNAIVLDHWGIVKGDIGIRNGRIVKVGKAGNPDTMEGVDPELVIGASTEVIAGEHLIVTPGGIDSHIHFISPQQVYEALANGITTMIGGGTGPATGTNATTCTPGAWYLARMLQAAEHWPLNFGFLGKGNAAAEEPLLEQIQAGACGMKLHEDWGSTPAAIDACLRVAEICDVQVAIHTDTMNESGFVEETIAAIAGRTIHTYHTEGAGGGHAPDIIRVAGLPNVLPSSTNPTRPYTVNTLAEHLDMLMVCHHLNPQVPEDVAFAESRIRPETIAAEDILHDLGVISMMSSDSQAMGRIGEVVLRTWQTAHKMKVQRGPLPEDSGRNDNVRVKRYLAKYTINPAITHGVAHEIGSIEPGKLADLVLWKPAFFGVRPEMVIKGGFIAWSVMGDPNASIPTPQPALYRPMFGSFGAAVAETSLTFVSRAALEAEVPQRLGLRKRAVAVENCRTIGKRDLVHNTATPLIEVDPETYEVRADGVLLTCEPARVLPLAQRYFLF from the coding sequence ATGAGCTTCTCGTTGCCACGTCGTACCTATGCCGATCTCTATGGACCGACGGTCGGCGACCGCGTACGCCTGGCCGATACGGCCCTGCTGATCGAGATCGAGCATGATTACACGGTCTATGGCGATGAGGTGACCTTTGGCGGCGGGAAGGTGATCCGCGATGGGATGGGGCAGAACAGCCAGGCGCTGCGCGAGGGGAAGGCAGGCGAGCTGCGAGCTTTGGATCTGGTGATCACCAATGCCATTGTGCTCGACCATTGGGGGATCGTCAAGGGCGATATTGGCATCAGAAATGGGCGCATTGTGAAGGTGGGGAAGGCGGGCAATCCCGATACGATGGAGGGGGTCGATCCCGAGCTGGTGATCGGGGCCAGTACCGAGGTGATCGCCGGCGAGCATTTGATTGTGACGCCGGGCGGCATCGATAGCCATATTCATTTCATTTCGCCGCAGCAGGTCTATGAGGCGCTGGCCAATGGGATTACGACGATGATCGGCGGCGGAACGGGACCGGCGACGGGGACGAATGCGACGACCTGTACGCCCGGGGCCTGGTATCTGGCGCGCATGCTGCAGGCGGCGGAGCATTGGCCGCTGAACTTTGGTTTTCTGGGCAAGGGGAACGCCGCCGCGGAGGAGCCGCTGCTGGAGCAGATTCAGGCCGGAGCCTGCGGGATGAAGCTGCATGAGGATTGGGGCAGTACGCCGGCGGCCATCGATGCTTGTCTGCGGGTGGCTGAGATCTGCGATGTGCAGGTGGCGATCCATACGGATACGATGAATGAGAGCGGCTTTGTAGAAGAGACGATCGCGGCCATCGCCGGGCGGACCATCCATACCTACCATACGGAAGGGGCTGGCGGCGGCCATGCGCCCGATATTATTCGCGTGGCCGGGCTGCCCAATGTGCTGCCCTCGTCAACGAACCCGACGCGGCCCTATACGGTCAATACGCTGGCTGAGCATCTGGATATGTTGATGGTCTGCCATCATCTCAATCCGCAGGTGCCGGAGGATGTGGCCTTTGCGGAGAGCCGCATCCGCCCGGAGACGATTGCAGCGGAGGATATTCTGCACGATCTGGGCGTGATCAGTATGATGTCGAGCGATTCGCAGGCGATGGGGCGCATCGGTGAGGTGGTTCTGCGCACCTGGCAGACGGCCCATAAGATGAAGGTGCAGCGCGGCCCGCTGCCCGAGGATTCGGGGCGCAACGATAATGTTCGGGTCAAGCGTTATCTGGCCAAGTATACGATCAATCCGGCGATTACGCACGGGGTGGCGCATGAGATCGGGTCGATCGAGCCGGGGAAGCTGGCCGATCTGGTGCTGTGGAAGCCGGCCTTCTTCGGGGTGCGGCCCGAGATGGTCATCAAGGGGGGCTTCATCGCCTGGAGTGTGATGGGCGATCCCAACGCTTCGATTCCGACGCCGCAGCCGGCGCTCTATCGCCCGATGTTCGGTTCGTTCGGGGCGGCGGTGGCGGAGACCAGTCTGACCTTTGTGTCGCGGGCGGCGCTGGAGGCCGAGGTGCCGCAGCGCCTGGGCCTGCGCAAGCGGGCGGTGGCCGTCGAGAACTGCCGCACGATTGGCAAGCGGGATCTGGTGCATAATACGGCGACGCCGCTGATCGAGGTCGATCCTGAGACCTATGAGGTGCGTGCCGATGGGGTGCTGTTGACCTGCGAGCCGGCGCGGGTGTTGCCCCTGGCCCAGCGTTACTTTTTGTTCTGA
- the ureG gene encoding urease accessory protein UreG: MSEVYQQQQQQERRAFRVGIAGPVGSGKTALVDCLSRRLRDRYNLAVVTNDIYTREDAEFLLRQGTLPAERVRGVETGCCPHTAIRDDVSMNEEAIADLEASLPGLELVLIESGGDNLAASFSPDLVDVWIYVIDVAEGEKMPRKGGPGILRSDLLLINKIDLAPYVGASLEVMERDTRRQRGERPFVFTNLRSGEGLEVVVGWLEEQLARARGSQIHLPS, encoded by the coding sequence ATGTCTGAGGTGTATCAGCAGCAACAGCAGCAGGAGCGGCGAGCTTTTCGGGTGGGCATTGCGGGGCCGGTGGGCAGTGGCAAGACGGCGCTGGTGGATTGTCTGAGTCGGCGTCTACGCGATCGCTATAATCTGGCGGTGGTGACGAACGATATTTATACGCGCGAGGATGCGGAGTTTTTGCTGCGGCAGGGGACGCTGCCGGCGGAGCGGGTGCGGGGGGTGGAGACGGGGTGTTGTCCGCATACGGCGATCCGTGATGATGTCTCGATGAACGAGGAGGCGATCGCCGATCTGGAGGCGAGTCTGCCGGGGTTGGAGCTGGTGCTGATTGAGAGTGGTGGGGATAATCTGGCGGCGTCGTTCAGCCCGGATCTGGTGGATGTCTGGATTTATGTGATTGATGTGGCGGAGGGGGAGAAGATGCCGCGCAAGGGGGGACCGGGGATTCTGCGTTCGGATTTGCTCTTGATTAATAAGATTGATCTGGCGCCGTATGTGGGGGCGTCGCTGGAGGTGATGGAGCGGGATACGCGCCGCCAGCGTGGGGAGCGTCCTTTTGTCTTTACTAATTTGCGCAGTGGCGAGGGGTTGGAGGTGGTGGTGGGCTGGCTGGAGGAGCAGCTGGCGCGGGCGCGCGGGTCGCAGATTCATCTTCCTTCGTAA
- a CDS encoding helicase-related protein, which produces MAAVNELYPNVRVRGLRPHEVVTLLAVQPHGPDEVEVVYRDANGQLGSELLYADRLAQLTVVPAEERWSFKADGERFRLVSEAFRIRLAYLFDPLLAVHTSLIEPLPHQITAVYETLLTRQPLRYVLADDPGAGKTIMTGLLIKELQLRGALQRCLIVAPGNLVEQWQDELKSKFQLPFEIWTKERAAASLAANPFLEMPLLIARLDALARNEALRAWLEETSWDLVVFDEAHKLSATFVGDEVKYTKRYHLGELLGTRTSHLLLLTATPHNGKDEDFQLFLRLLDPDRFAGRIRFGVKPAAVGDLMRHLLKEQLYTFEGKPLFPERYASTLAYKLSPLEQRLYREVTEYVRLEFNRADALQGGRKGTVGFALTILQRRLASSPEAIYQSLHRRRSRLERRLAELHQQRVMASVELPEEVPLLDEEELAELEEDAPDAEREQVEERVVDLATAARTMAELEQEIQRLRELEQLAEEVRRSGRDRKWEQLSDLLQHEQAMFDAEGRRCKLVIFTEHRDTLLYLQRRITGLLGRAEAVVVIHGGMDRAERRQVQEAFTQDPEVLILVATDAAGEGINLQRAHLMVNYDLPWNPNRLEQRFGRIHRIGQTYPCHLWNLVALNTREGEVYYHLLEKLDKERKALGGQVFDVLGRLQFGERSLRDLIVEAIRYGDRPEVRVRLEQTVETALDRSHLQRLLEERALTHEVWDVVRVRQVREEMERAQARRLQPHFVASFFLTAFQRFGGRFYRREPGRYELTHVPQRIRERSPMGLRRALLPRYERVTFEKELMTLPGKPPAELLCPGHPLLEAVLNLVLEEDRELLQQGAILLDEQDGDREPRVLFYLEMTIQDGHVDASGTRHVAARQLLFVECTARGEMQPAGYAPFLDYRALKEDEQGVLADVLAARWLQEDLEERARSYAIRELVPRYLEEVRRQRLEQVERVRQAVHERLMQEIIYWDKRAAELAEAERQGKVNARLNAEQARQRCRELEGRLNSRMEELERERTLTPLPPRVLGAALVVPAGLLAERRRALVEETAAGSERAVADAEDEVGLERNPEVERLAMAAVMEVERALGYEPRDVSRENRGYDIESRVPETGALRFLEVKGRTQGAATVFVTRNEILTALNQPERFVLALVLVEGSQCAVWYVRQPFEQPPDRLACGVFYKIADLLAKGERLR; this is translated from the coding sequence ATGGCTGCCGTGAATGAGCTTTATCCCAATGTGCGCGTGCGGGGGCTGCGTCCCCATGAGGTGGTGACCCTGCTTGCGGTTCAGCCGCATGGCCCGGATGAGGTTGAGGTGGTTTATCGCGATGCTAACGGCCAGCTTGGTTCCGAGCTGCTCTACGCCGATCGGCTGGCTCAGTTGACGGTGGTGCCCGCTGAGGAGCGCTGGTCGTTCAAGGCCGATGGGGAGCGCTTCCGCCTGGTTTCGGAGGCCTTTCGCATTCGGTTGGCCTACCTCTTCGATCCGTTGCTGGCGGTCCATACGTCGCTGATTGAGCCGCTGCCGCACCAGATTACGGCGGTCTATGAGACGCTGCTGACGCGCCAGCCGCTGCGCTATGTGCTGGCGGATGATCCCGGCGCTGGGAAGACGATTATGACGGGCCTGCTGATTAAGGAGCTGCAGCTACGTGGCGCCCTGCAGCGCTGCTTGATTGTGGCGCCGGGCAATCTGGTGGAGCAGTGGCAGGATGAGCTGAAGAGTAAGTTTCAGTTGCCGTTTGAGATTTGGACGAAGGAGCGGGCAGCGGCCTCTTTAGCGGCTAATCCCTTTCTTGAGATGCCGCTGTTGATTGCGCGCCTGGATGCGCTGGCGCGCAATGAGGCTTTGCGGGCCTGGCTGGAAGAGACGTCCTGGGATCTGGTGGTCTTCGATGAGGCGCATAAGCTGTCGGCGACGTTCGTGGGCGATGAGGTGAAGTATACGAAACGCTATCACTTGGGTGAGTTGCTGGGGACGCGCACGTCGCATTTGTTGCTGTTGACGGCTACTCCGCATAATGGCAAGGATGAGGATTTTCAGCTCTTTCTGCGCTTGCTCGATCCCGATCGTTTCGCGGGTCGTATCCGTTTTGGGGTGAAGCCGGCGGCGGTTGGCGATTTGATGCGTCATTTGTTAAAGGAGCAGCTCTATACCTTCGAGGGGAAGCCGCTTTTTCCGGAGCGCTATGCGTCGACGCTGGCGTACAAGCTCTCGCCTCTGGAGCAGCGGCTCTATCGGGAGGTGACGGAGTATGTGCGTCTGGAGTTTAATCGCGCCGATGCTTTGCAGGGGGGCCGCAAGGGAACGGTGGGCTTTGCGCTGACGATTCTGCAGCGCCGGCTGGCTTCGTCGCCGGAGGCCATTTATCAGTCGTTGCATCGGCGTCGCTCGCGTCTGGAGAGGCGCCTTGCGGAGCTGCACCAGCAGCGGGTCATGGCTTCGGTGGAGCTGCCCGAGGAGGTGCCGCTGTTGGATGAGGAGGAGCTGGCGGAGTTGGAGGAGGATGCTCCAGATGCTGAGCGCGAGCAGGTGGAGGAGAGGGTGGTGGATCTGGCGACGGCGGCGCGGACAATGGCCGAGTTGGAGCAGGAGATTCAGCGCTTGCGGGAGTTGGAGCAACTGGCTGAGGAGGTGCGTCGCAGTGGCCGTGATCGTAAGTGGGAGCAGTTGTCGGATTTGCTTCAGCATGAGCAGGCGATGTTTGATGCTGAGGGCCGGCGCTGTAAGCTGGTGATTTTTACGGAGCATCGCGATACGTTGCTTTATTTGCAGCGGCGTATTACGGGTCTGCTGGGCCGCGCTGAGGCGGTGGTGGTGATCCACGGCGGGATGGATCGGGCGGAGCGTCGGCAGGTCCAGGAGGCTTTTACGCAGGACCCAGAGGTGTTGATTCTGGTGGCGACGGATGCGGCGGGCGAGGGCATCAATTTGCAGCGGGCCCATTTGATGGTGAACTACGATCTGCCGTGGAATCCTAATCGCCTGGAGCAGCGCTTTGGACGCATCCATCGTATCGGGCAGACGTATCCCTGCCATTTGTGGAATCTGGTGGCCCTGAATACGCGCGAGGGCGAGGTATACTATCATTTGCTGGAAAAGCTGGATAAGGAGCGGAAGGCGCTGGGTGGGCAGGTGTTCGATGTGCTGGGTCGCTTGCAGTTTGGTGAGCGCTCGCTGCGCGATTTGATTGTGGAGGCCATCCGCTATGGGGATCGCCCCGAGGTGCGGGTCCGCCTGGAGCAGACGGTGGAGACGGCCCTGGATCGTTCTCATTTGCAGCGCTTGCTTGAGGAGCGGGCGCTGACGCATGAGGTCTGGGATGTGGTGCGGGTGCGTCAGGTGCGCGAGGAGATGGAGCGGGCCCAGGCGCGGCGCTTGCAGCCGCATTTTGTGGCCTCCTTTTTCTTGACGGCCTTTCAGCGCTTCGGGGGCCGCTTTTATCGCCGTGAGCCGGGCCGCTATGAGCTGACGCATGTGCCGCAGCGTATCCGTGAGCGCTCGCCGATGGGTCTGCGACGGGCGCTGTTGCCGCGCTATGAGCGGGTGACGTTTGAGAAGGAGCTGATGACGCTGCCGGGGAAGCCGCCGGCGGAGTTGCTGTGTCCGGGCCATCCGTTGTTGGAGGCGGTGCTGAATCTGGTGCTGGAGGAGGATCGGGAGCTGTTGCAGCAGGGGGCGATCTTGCTGGATGAGCAGGATGGGGACCGGGAGCCGCGGGTGCTCTTTTATCTGGAGATGACGATTCAGGATGGCCACGTCGATGCCTCGGGCACGCGCCATGTGGCGGCGCGTCAGTTGCTGTTTGTGGAGTGCACTGCCCGGGGGGAGATGCAGCCGGCAGGCTATGCGCCTTTCCTGGATTACCGCGCGCTGAAAGAAGATGAGCAAGGGGTGCTGGCCGATGTGCTGGCGGCTCGCTGGCTGCAGGAGGATCTGGAGGAGCGGGCGCGCTCGTATGCGATCCGCGAGCTGGTGCCGCGCTATCTGGAGGAGGTGCGCCGCCAACGGCTGGAGCAGGTGGAGCGGGTGCGGCAGGCGGTGCACGAGCGCTTGATGCAGGAGATCATTTATTGGGATAAGCGGGCGGCTGAGCTGGCGGAGGCGGAGCGGCAGGGGAAGGTGAATGCGCGCTTGAATGCGGAACAGGCTCGTCAGCGCTGTCGGGAGCTTGAGGGGCGCCTGAATTCGCGTATGGAGGAGTTGGAGCGGGAGCGGACGCTGACGCCGCTGCCGCCGCGGGTGCTGGGGGCGGCGCTGGTGGTGCCGGCGGGTCTGCTGGCGGAGCGTCGGCGGGCGCTGGTGGAAGAGACGGCGGCTGGCTCCGAGCGGGCGGTCGCGGATGCGGAGGATGAGGTTGGGCTGGAGCGCAATCCCGAGGTGGAGCGGCTGGCGATGGCGGCGGTGATGGAGGTGGAGCGGGCGCTGGGCTATGAGCCGCGCGATGTGAGTCGCGAGAATCGGGGCTATGATATTGAGTCGCGTGTGCCGGAGACGGGGGCGCTGCGCTTTCTTGAGGTGAAGGGTCGGACGCAAGGGGCGGCGACGGTGTTTGTGACGCGCAATGAGATTCTGACGGCGCTGAATCAGCCGGAGCGCTTTGTGTTGGCGCTGGTGCTGGTGGAGGGCTCGCAGTGCGCGGTCTGGTATGTGCGCCAGCCTTTTGAGCAGCCTCCTGATCGGCTGGCCTGCGGGGTTTTTTATAAGATCGCTGATCTTTTGGCAAAAGGAGAGCGTCTGCGATGA